One genomic segment of Panicum virgatum strain AP13 chromosome 2N, P.virgatum_v5, whole genome shotgun sequence includes these proteins:
- the LOC120661158 gene encoding UDP-glucuronate 4-epimerase 6-like has product MPPSGITAVDAAAKGMKLERYASGGALLLRRATSAKLVSASSHLLFRATVLATLALVFLFTLHYPSLLSRSFHLSAGGDAAHPSSASHRSLLMSSSSSAAASYGGAAWEKEMRRSARPSRDGGISVLVTGAAGFVGTHCSLALKARGDGVVGLDNFNSYYDPSLKRARQALLASRGVVVLDADINDGLLLEKLFDVAAFTHVLHLAAQAGVRYAMEAPQTYVASNVAGLVSVFEVAAKHADPQPAIVWASSSSVYGLNTDAPFSEDHRTDRPASLYAATKKAGEAIAHTYNHIYGLSITGLRFFTVYGPWGRPDMAYFFFARSIVAGEPITLFRAADGSDARRDFTYIDDVVKGCLGALDTAGKSTGSKSGKKSGPAPLRVYNLGNTSPVPVTRMVAILEKLLGKKSNKRIVTMPSNGDVPFTHANVSHAAHDFGYRPTTSLEAGLRHFVDWFVEYYKLDTKIVKGARSSAAAKPAKKKKAAAASS; this is encoded by the coding sequence ATGCCGCCGTCGGGGATCACCGCGGTGGACGCGGCGGCCAAGGGGATGAAACTGGAGCGGTACGCGAGCGGGGgcgcgctgctgctgcggcgcgcCACCAGCGCCAAGCTCGTGTCGGCGTCGTCGCACCTGCTCTTCCGCGCCACCGTGCTCGCCACGCTCGCGCTCGTCTTCCTCTTCACGCTGCACTACCCGTCCCTCCTGTCCCGCTCCTTCCACCtctccgccggcggcgacgccgcgcaccCCTCGTCCGCCTCGCACCGGAGCCTGCTcatgtcctcctcctcctcggcggcggcgtcgtacGGGGGTGCCGCGTGGGAGAAGGAGATGCGGCGGAGCGCCAGGCCGAGCCGCGACGGCGGGATCTCCGTGCTGGtcaccggcgccgccgggtTCGTGGGCACGCACTGCTCGCTCGCGCTCAAGgcccgcggcgacggcgtcgtcgGGCTCGACAACTTCAACTCCTACTACGACCCGTCGCTGAAGCGCGCGCGGCAGGCGCTCCTGGCCAGCCGGGGCGTTGTGGTGCTCGACGCCGACATCAACGACGGCCTGCTGCTGGAGAAGCTCTTCGACGTGGCCGCGTTCACGCACGTGCTGCACCTGGCGGCGCAGGCCGGCGTGCGCTACGCGATGGAGGCGCCGCAGACGTACGTGGCCTCCAACGTGGCCGGGCTCGTCAGCGTGTTCGAGGTGGCGGCCAAGCACGCCGACCCGCAGCCGGCGATCGTctgggcgtcgtcgtcgtccgtgtACGGGCTCAACACCGACGCGCCCTTCTCCGAGGACCACCGCACCGACCGCCCGGCGTCGCTCTACGCGGCCACCAAGAAGGCCGGCGAGGCCATCGCGCACACCTACAACCACATCTACGGCCTCTCCATCACCGGCCTCCGCTTCTTCACAGTCTACGGCCCGTGGGGCCGCCCCGACATGGCCTACTTCTTCTTCGCCCGCAgcatcgtcgccggcgagcccatCACGCTCTTCCGCGCCGCCGACGGCTCCGACGCGCGCCGCGACTTCACCTACATCGACGACGTCGTCAAGGGCTGCCTCGGCGCGCTCGACACCGCCGGCAAGAGCACCGGCTCCAAATCCGGCAAGAAGAGCGGGCCCGCGCCGCTCCGCGTTTATAACCTCGGCAACACCTCCCCCGTGCCCGTTACCCGGATGGTCGCCATCCTCGAGAAGCTGCTCGGGAAGAAGTCCAACAAGCGCATCGTCACCATGCCCAGCAATGGCGATGTGCCCTTCACCCACGCCAATGTCAGCCACGCCGCCCACGACTTCGGCTACCGCCCCACCACCTCCCTCGAGGCCGGCCTCCGGCACTTCGTCGACTGGTTCGTGGAGTACTACAAACTCGACACCAAGATCGTCAAGGGCGcccgcagcagcgccgccgccaagcccgcgaagaagaagaaggccgcggcggcgtcttCGTGA